TCGCAGCAAGGAAGCTCCTGAGGGAGCGGAGGCACCAGCGCCTCCTGAAGAAGTGGCTAAAGCGGAGGAGGCTCAAGCTGAAGCAGAAGTACGATCCTATGGGCACAGTGCCAAGGGCGACCGGCCTTGTGCTGCAGAAGTTTGCTGTCGAGCAGAAGCAGCCGCACTCCGGGCAGATAAAGTGCGTGCGCGTGCAGCTCATCAAGAACGGGAAGGTCGTTGGGGCTTTCGTGCCTGGCGACGGCACCATAAACTACATAGACGAGCACGACGAGGTCACGATAGAGGGCCTTGGAGGCTCTCAGAGAGGCCAGATGGGATGCATACCTGGCATGAAGTACAAGGTAGTCGAGATTAACGGCGCCAATGCGGTGCAGATAGTGAAGGGCAAGCAGGAGAAGCCGAAGAGATGACGATCATGGAGAAGGAAGCTCAGGAGGCAATCGCTGGTGCGCAACCAAGCAATGCACTTACCGGCAGCGTTGCCGCGCCGAAAAAGCGCCGTCCGCAGGCCAAGACAGCGCCCCTGCCAGAGCACCGCGACGGCATGGACCTTTCGCTGCTTTTCGAAAAGTACAGCTACGACGTTGCCGTATCAGACCAGAGTATAAAAAGTTACGTAAGCCTGAGGCCTGCGGCCTATCCTGCGAGCTACAGGCGCACGAGCGACAAGAAGTTCTCGAAGGCCAACATAAACATAATTGAGAGGCTGGAGAATGCACTGATGCGCGGAGGCACCGGCAAGAAGATAGGCGGGCACGTCATACGCACAAAGGGCAGGCTTCAGGGCAAGAAGCTCAAGGTCATGCACATAATAGAGAAGGCGTTCGACGCAGTGCATGCGCAGACAGGCAGCAATCCCGTTCAGGTGTTCATCAATGCGCTCGAGAACAGCGCACCAATAGAAGACACCACCCGGATAAGGCAGGGCGGCACAATATCGAACATACCTGTAGACATAAGCGCGAGCCGCAGGCTCGACACGGCGCTCAGGAACATAGCCACTGCAGCAATAATCGGCGCTTTCTCCAACAAGCGCAGCATCTCTCAGGCATTGGCCAACGAGCTTATCCTAGCATCGAAGAATGACGTTAACAGCTATGCGATCAAGCGCAAGAACGAGATAGAGCGCATGGCAAGGAGCGCAAAGTGAGGTGCTCTCATGGTAAGAAAGGAATACGTTGTAGAGGAAATCGCTAAGATAATGCACGCCATAGAGCGTATAAGGAACGTTGCGATAATAGCCCATGTCCACCACGGCAAGACCACCCTTACCGATTCATTGTTGGCGCGCGCGGGTCTCATATCCAAGACGGTTGCAGGAGAGGCCCTGTACACAAACTACGAGGCCATAGAGAAGGACAGGCGCATGACCATCAAGTCCGCCAACATATCCCTCGGCTTTGACTACAAGGGCATGGACTACATAATCAACCTGATAGACACGCCAGG
The Candidatus Marsarchaeota archaeon genome window above contains:
- a CDS encoding 30S ribosomal protein S12 codes for the protein MPNGEFAARKLLRERRHQRLLKKWLKRRRLKLKQKYDPMGTVPRATGLVLQKFAVEQKQPHSGQIKCVRVQLIKNGKVVGAFVPGDGTINYIDEHDEVTIEGLGGSQRGQMGCIPGMKYKVVEINGANAVQIVKGKQEKPKR
- the rpsG gene encoding 30S ribosomal protein S7, producing MEKEAQEAIAGAQPSNALTGSVAAPKKRRPQAKTAPLPEHRDGMDLSLLFEKYSYDVAVSDQSIKSYVSLRPAAYPASYRRTSDKKFSKANINIIERLENALMRGGTGKKIGGHVIRTKGRLQGKKLKVMHIIEKAFDAVHAQTGSNPVQVFINALENSAPIEDTTRIRQGGTISNIPVDISASRRLDTALRNIATAAIIGAFSNKRSISQALANELILASKNDVNSYAIKRKNEIERMARSAK